One Lacunisphaera limnophila DNA window includes the following coding sequences:
- a CDS encoding tetratricopeptide repeat protein has protein sequence MRRGPRFLLLALVALLGLAAWLGYGLWHRHRIVAQHLPATPTLAGAPATLSDQIGDATLQARHWRHAPRGLAQLSRLYHANGFYPEALQCYQGLSALEPRNARWPHLTASIITNYGRMDEALPLRRQAVALAPDYLPAHLRLGDVLLKGNQATEASAAYAEALRRAPGNPFALLGLARCDLAAGDWSRARTRLQEAVARNPDFIGALSLLVTVSEHFGDRATADALRLTIGRREFSDLPDPWVDELTEVCFDAYRLSVAAAVANAAGDRATALALLERAIILAPQASTYHRQAGQLRLDENNFAAARDHLEKAVALNPTDSDAWLRLMDAYRGMGQTQPAVRAMLTGLTHCPQSPSLHLEHARWLRANNRLDEAIAEFRVSHLLRPSEASTLVELATSYVTAGRTAEAVVTLNQALERQPDHPIALATLALLAVNSRDEPEALRLWALIRLQPKTPPAVVSRLQQTFSAQFGRPLP, from the coding sequence ATGCGACGTGGTCCCCGGTTTCTGCTCCTCGCCCTCGTGGCCCTGCTCGGCCTCGCTGCCTGGTTGGGCTACGGCCTCTGGCACCGGCACCGGATCGTGGCGCAGCACCTGCCCGCGACTCCTACCCTGGCCGGTGCCCCCGCGACGTTGAGCGATCAGATCGGCGACGCCACGCTGCAGGCCCGCCACTGGCGCCACGCGCCCCGCGGCCTCGCGCAGCTCAGCCGGTTGTACCACGCGAACGGTTTCTACCCGGAGGCGCTCCAGTGCTACCAGGGACTCAGCGCGCTCGAGCCGCGCAACGCCCGCTGGCCGCACCTCACCGCCAGCATCATCACCAACTACGGCCGCATGGACGAGGCGCTGCCGCTCCGCCGGCAGGCGGTGGCCCTGGCCCCCGACTACCTTCCCGCCCACCTCCGTCTCGGCGACGTCCTCCTGAAAGGCAACCAGGCCACCGAGGCCTCCGCCGCCTACGCCGAGGCCCTGCGCCGCGCTCCCGGCAATCCCTTCGCGCTGCTCGGCCTGGCCCGCTGCGATCTCGCCGCCGGCGACTGGTCCCGGGCCCGCACGCGCCTCCAGGAGGCCGTCGCGCGCAACCCGGACTTTATCGGGGCGCTCTCGCTGCTGGTCACCGTCAGCGAACATTTCGGCGATCGCGCCACCGCTGACGCCCTCCGCCTCACGATCGGCCGCCGGGAGTTCAGCGACCTGCCCGACCCGTGGGTCGATGAGCTCACCGAGGTCTGCTTCGACGCCTATCGCCTCAGCGTCGCCGCCGCCGTGGCCAACGCGGCCGGGGACCGCGCCACAGCCCTCGCGCTACTCGAGCGGGCCATCATCCTCGCGCCTCAGGCCAGCACCTATCACCGCCAGGCCGGCCAGCTGCGGCTGGACGAGAACAATTTCGCCGCCGCCCGCGACCACCTGGAAAAGGCCGTGGCGCTCAACCCCACCGACTCCGACGCCTGGCTGCGCCTGATGGATGCGTATCGCGGCATGGGCCAGACCCAGCCCGCCGTGCGCGCGATGCTCACCGGCCTGACCCACTGTCCGCAATCGCCCAGCCTGCACCTGGAACACGCCCGCTGGCTCCGCGCCAACAACCGCCTGGACGAGGCCATCGCCGAGTTTCGCGTCAGCCACCTCCTGCGGCCGAGCGAGGCCTCGACCTTGGTCGAGCTCGCCACGAGTTATGTCACCGCCGGCCGCACCGCCGAGGCCGTGGTGACGCTGAACCAGGCCCTCGAGCGGCAGCCCGACCACCCGATCGCCCTCGCCACGCTGGCCTTGCTCGCGGTGAACAGCCGCGATGAACCCGAAGCGCTGCGCCTCTGGGCCTTGATCCGCCTGCAGCCCAAGACCCCGCCGGCGGTGGTGAGCCGCCTGCAGCAGACCTTCTCGGCCCAGTTCGGGCGCCCGTTGCCTTAG
- a CDS encoding MFS transporter → MSVPAQPNHKLSFIEKAGFSAGDAAANFVFMSMVLFQTSFYTDVFGLSASAAAAILLWPRLWDAAFDPIMGIIADRTNTRWGKFRPWVLWTSLPWAVVMILAYSTPDGWSMGAMIAYAGITNTILMTLYSMNNMPYSALGGVMTADLNERTKLNSYRFVSANIAQFIVGGLTLPLVAKFAAGHDKQYGWQMTMTIWAVLCFILFLVTFFTTKERIQPVVATQSSPKQDFLDLLKNKPWIALFIYTGFHFAMLTFRGGAHYNYYHHYADKGAMFDWVAMLGLTTPEMGSTGSLADWLGYVVHGTRETATNSADVFNSIVNMLGTGTTIVFIMLSAGLSGKFGRKNVALVCFSLAALNAFAMYLLPPDGTWGMVILAMTGSVVYAPTCAIMWAMYADAADFSEWQTGRRFTGMVFATIGFSLKSGLALGSACLLWILAGFWGYETSNPTAPNAIAGFRACSSIVVGLLFVGCVVSVAFCGLNKSTTLQMSAELAERRRKAGQAT, encoded by the coding sequence ATGAGCGTCCCCGCCCAACCCAACCACAAACTCTCCTTCATCGAGAAGGCCGGCTTCAGCGCCGGTGATGCCGCCGCGAACTTCGTGTTCATGTCGATGGTGCTCTTTCAAACGAGCTTCTACACCGACGTCTTCGGCCTCTCCGCCAGCGCCGCCGCCGCCATCCTGCTGTGGCCCCGCCTCTGGGACGCCGCCTTTGATCCCATCATGGGCATCATCGCCGACCGCACCAACACCCGCTGGGGCAAGTTCCGCCCCTGGGTGCTCTGGACCTCCCTGCCCTGGGCCGTGGTCATGATCCTGGCCTATTCCACCCCGGATGGCTGGAGCATGGGCGCCATGATCGCCTACGCCGGCATCACGAACACCATCCTGATGACGCTCTACTCGATGAACAACATGCCGTACTCCGCCCTCGGCGGCGTCATGACGGCCGATCTCAACGAGCGCACCAAACTCAACTCGTACCGCTTCGTCTCCGCCAACATTGCGCAGTTCATCGTCGGCGGCCTCACGCTCCCGCTGGTCGCCAAATTCGCCGCCGGCCACGACAAGCAGTACGGCTGGCAGATGACCATGACGATCTGGGCCGTCCTCTGCTTCATCCTCTTCCTTGTCACCTTCTTCACCACCAAGGAACGCATCCAGCCCGTCGTCGCGACCCAGTCCTCCCCCAAGCAGGACTTCCTCGACCTGCTGAAAAACAAGCCCTGGATCGCCCTGTTCATCTACACGGGCTTCCACTTCGCGATGCTCACGTTCCGCGGCGGCGCCCACTACAATTATTACCATCACTACGCCGACAAGGGCGCGATGTTCGACTGGGTCGCCATGCTCGGCCTCACGACGCCGGAAATGGGCTCCACCGGCAGCCTCGCCGACTGGCTGGGTTATGTGGTCCACGGCACCCGCGAGACCGCCACCAATTCCGCCGACGTCTTCAACAGCATCGTCAACATGCTCGGTACCGGCACCACCATCGTCTTCATCATGCTATCCGCGGGCCTGTCCGGGAAATTCGGCCGCAAGAACGTCGCCCTCGTCTGCTTCTCGCTCGCCGCCCTGAACGCTTTCGCGATGTACCTGCTGCCCCCCGACGGCACCTGGGGCATGGTCATCCTCGCCATGACCGGCTCCGTGGTCTACGCCCCGACCTGCGCCATCATGTGGGCGATGTACGCCGACGCCGCCGACTTCTCCGAGTGGCAGACCGGCCGCCGTTTCACCGGCATGGTATTTGCGACCATCGGCTTCTCCCTGAAGTCCGGCCTCGCCCTCGGCTCCGCCTGCTTGCTCTGGATCCTCGCCGGCTTCTGGGGTTATGAAACCAGCAACCCCACCGCACCCAACGCCATCGCCGGCTTCCGCGCCTGCTCCAGCATCGTCGTCGGCCTCCTGTTCGTGGGCTGCGTGGTCTCCGTCGCGTTCTGCGGCCTGAACAAGAGCACCACCCTGCAGATGTCCGCCGAACTGGCCGAACGCCGCCGCAAGGCCGGCCAGGCCACCTGA
- the mgrA gene encoding L-glyceraldehyde 3-phosphate reductase: MSSYLPAEQRYESIAYARCGRSGLKLPRLSLGLWHNFGGVDVLENQRALLRRAFDLGITHFDLANNYGPPPGSAEENFGRLLRQDFAAHRDELIISTKAGYGMWAGPYGDWGSRKYILASLDQSLQRMGIPYVDIFYHHRPDPETPLEESMTALADAVKSGRALYAGVSNYNAVQTRAAAAILRSLGVPLLIHQPVYNMFNRWVEPELLPALTEVGAGCIPFSPLAQGLLTNRYLQGIPEDSRAGRPTGFLKAGAITPAVLAKIRGLHEVAQQRGATLAQFAVLWLLRRPEITTVLIGASKVAQIDDIHAGLKFPPLTAAEITRVDQILAG, from the coding sequence ATGAGCTCCTACCTGCCCGCTGAGCAACGATACGAATCCATCGCCTACGCCCGCTGCGGGCGCAGCGGTCTCAAACTGCCCCGGCTCTCGCTGGGCCTGTGGCACAATTTCGGCGGCGTCGACGTGCTGGAAAACCAGCGCGCCCTGCTGCGCCGCGCCTTTGACCTCGGCATCACGCACTTCGACCTGGCCAACAACTACGGCCCGCCCCCGGGCTCGGCGGAGGAGAATTTCGGCCGCCTGCTGCGGCAGGATTTCGCCGCGCATCGCGACGAGCTGATCATTTCCACCAAGGCCGGCTACGGCATGTGGGCGGGGCCCTACGGGGACTGGGGTTCGCGCAAGTACATCCTGGCCTCGCTGGACCAGAGCCTGCAGCGGATGGGGATTCCCTACGTGGATATTTTTTATCACCACCGGCCCGATCCCGAGACCCCGCTGGAGGAGTCGATGACCGCGCTGGCCGATGCCGTGAAGTCCGGCCGCGCCCTCTACGCCGGTGTGTCCAACTACAACGCCGTGCAGACGCGCGCCGCGGCGGCGATCCTGCGCAGCCTCGGGGTGCCGCTGCTGATCCACCAGCCGGTCTACAACATGTTCAACCGCTGGGTGGAGCCGGAGCTCCTGCCGGCGCTGACCGAGGTCGGCGCGGGGTGCATTCCCTTTTCCCCGCTCGCGCAAGGGCTGCTCACGAACCGCTACCTCCAGGGCATTCCCGAGGATTCGCGCGCGGGCCGGCCCACGGGTTTCCTCAAGGCCGGCGCGATCACCCCGGCGGTGCTCGCGAAGATCCGCGGGTTGCACGAAGTCGCACAGCAGCGCGGCGCCACGCTCGCTCAATTCGCCGTGCTCTGGCTGCTGCGCCGTCCGGAAATCACCACAGTCCTGATCGGGGCCAGCAAGGTGGCGCAGATCGATGACATCCACGCGGGCCTGAAATTCCCGCCGCTCACCGCGGCCGAGATCACCCGGGTGGACCAGATCCTCGCGGGCTAA
- a CDS encoding LacI family DNA-binding transcriptional regulator, with protein sequence MSERRVTLSDIAKKAGVHVTTVSLAMRNHPRLPEPTRQRIQALAQEMGYTPDPLLRALVAYRGGVIERRNTPTLAYVTNWATRWGWKNVTAHPDFYEGALAKAKELGYILEHFWMREEGMSQERLGQILYSRGINGLIIASHGREMGDALQFKWENFSAVKIDYFPHQPALHNVTNNQCDIARLAMQKVIGAGYRRIGFVMHRGWDHGVDHLWTAGYLCEQQVLGARERMPAHLFPEPEPVERWLNESKSEVMPEPEAFAEWYEKYQPEVIISKASFVLPLLKKMGLSVPRDVAFVDVFLDDFSGKTAGVKQNHTTVGALAVEILAGQLQHNKYGVPEIPTTTYVEGTWHNGASCPIPAPDRPVLEVSGASLRKRRT encoded by the coding sequence ATGAGTGAACGCCGCGTCACGCTGTCCGATATTGCCAAGAAGGCGGGAGTCCATGTCACGACCGTGTCGTTGGCCATGCGCAACCACCCCCGTCTGCCCGAGCCGACGCGGCAGCGCATCCAGGCGCTGGCGCAGGAGATGGGCTACACGCCCGACCCGCTGCTGCGCGCGCTGGTGGCGTACCGCGGCGGCGTGATCGAGCGGCGCAACACGCCGACGCTGGCCTACGTGACGAACTGGGCGACGCGCTGGGGCTGGAAGAACGTGACGGCGCACCCGGATTTCTACGAGGGCGCCCTGGCGAAGGCGAAGGAGCTGGGGTACATCCTCGAGCATTTCTGGATGCGCGAGGAGGGCATGAGCCAGGAGCGCCTCGGCCAGATCCTGTATTCGCGCGGCATCAACGGCCTGATCATCGCCTCGCACGGCCGCGAGATGGGCGACGCCCTGCAGTTCAAGTGGGAGAATTTCAGCGCGGTGAAGATCGACTACTTCCCGCACCAGCCGGCGCTGCACAACGTGACCAACAACCAGTGCGACATCGCGCGCCTGGCCATGCAGAAGGTGATCGGCGCGGGCTACCGCCGGATCGGTTTCGTGATGCACCGCGGCTGGGACCACGGCGTGGACCACCTCTGGACCGCGGGCTACCTGTGCGAGCAGCAGGTCTTGGGCGCCCGGGAGCGCATGCCGGCCCATCTCTTTCCCGAGCCGGAACCGGTCGAGCGCTGGCTGAACGAGAGCAAGTCCGAGGTGATGCCCGAACCCGAGGCCTTCGCCGAGTGGTACGAGAAATACCAGCCCGAGGTCATCATCAGCAAGGCGTCGTTCGTGCTGCCCCTGCTCAAGAAGATGGGGTTGTCCGTCCCGCGGGACGTGGCCTTCGTGGATGTGTTCCTCGACGATTTCTCCGGCAAGACGGCCGGCGTGAAACAGAACCACACGACGGTGGGTGCCCTGGCGGTGGAGATTCTCGCCGGGCAGTTGCAGCATAACAAATACGGCGTGCCCGAGATCCCGACCACGACCTATGTCGAAGGCACGTGGCACAACGGCGCGAGCTGCCCGATTCCGGCCCCGGACCGTCCGGTCCTCGAAGTGTCCGGGGCCAGCCTCCGCAAGCGCCGGACCTGA
- a CDS encoding glycosyl hydrolase family 8 produces the protein MTILRLLPVLLGLAVVGCATTQPASARNLFADLLGQDEAALDAKLDAAWRHFFAGDEGSQRLYYPVGDDLAYIADTGNQDVRSEGMSYGMMIAVQLDKKAEFDRLWRWANKFMRHADGPRTGYFAWQCRFDGTVIDPGSASDGEAWFATALFFASHRWGDGEGLLNYGAEARRLLRDMRHKPAAGGITPIFHATEKQIVFAPTDFAYRFTDPSYHLPAFYELWPVGTPPPPTACSGPRPRP, from the coding sequence ATGACTATCCTCCGCCTGCTGCCCGTCCTCCTCGGTCTGGCGGTGGTGGGTTGCGCCACGACCCAACCCGCCTCCGCCCGCAACCTCTTCGCCGACCTCCTCGGCCAGGACGAGGCGGCGCTCGACGCGAAGCTGGACGCCGCCTGGCGGCACTTCTTCGCCGGGGATGAAGGCAGCCAGAGGCTCTATTATCCCGTCGGCGACGACCTCGCCTATATCGCCGACACTGGCAACCAAGACGTCCGCTCCGAGGGCATGTCCTACGGCATGATGATCGCCGTGCAGCTCGACAAAAAGGCGGAGTTCGACCGGCTCTGGCGCTGGGCGAACAAATTCATGCGCCACGCCGACGGCCCCCGCACGGGCTACTTCGCCTGGCAATGCCGCTTCGACGGCACCGTCATCGATCCCGGCTCGGCCAGCGACGGCGAGGCCTGGTTTGCGACCGCCCTCTTTTTCGCCTCCCACCGCTGGGGCGACGGCGAGGGCCTGCTCAACTACGGCGCCGAGGCCCGCCGCCTGCTCCGTGACATGCGGCACAAACCCGCCGCCGGCGGAATCACCCCGATCTTCCACGCCACCGAAAAACAGATCGTCTTCGCCCCGACCGATTTTGCCTACCGGTTCACCGATCCTTCCTATCACCTGCCCGCCTTCTACGAACTCTGGCCCGTTGGGACACCGCCCCCGCCGACCGCGTGTTCTGGGCCGAGGCCGCGACCGTGA
- a CDS encoding FG-GAP repeat domain-containing protein yields MLPSPVSLSPARRANLLIALASALLAGCGPAPAPAPARPAGQVPVVVDTARFTKESIGLPFEGKPWISHVVIADLDRDGRNDVLACDDKLNGIVWLRQAAPGKFTESTLMAGLPSPVHVEAVDMDGDRDLDLLVSCMGEVFPNNDKIGSVVILENDGAQQFTKHVIADRIARVTDIRAGDFDGDGRLDLAVGQFGYDQGEIRWMRNLGNWQFESKILLNLSGTINVCVADLNGDRTLDIVALVSQQWEEIHLFENDGKGNFTGKIIFGSTNEDYGSSGLTLGDLNRDGRPDLVYTNGDGFAYADPGKRPWHGVQWLENVGNGNFRYHRIADLPGAYAPVVVDLEGRGVMDIVCTSGFNDWQNPASVALVAFRNDGQMNFTMHVLAHAPIQLITCAAGDLDGTGRTSIVTAGFYSYPPFDRMDRFTLWRPAARP; encoded by the coding sequence GTGCTCCCTTCCCCTGTATCCCTCTCTCCCGCCCGGCGGGCCAACCTGCTGATAGCGCTCGCCAGCGCCCTGCTCGCCGGCTGCGGTCCCGCCCCGGCCCCTGCCCCGGCACGCCCCGCCGGCCAGGTTCCGGTCGTCGTCGATACCGCGCGCTTCACCAAGGAATCCATCGGCCTGCCCTTTGAGGGCAAACCCTGGATCTCCCATGTCGTCATCGCCGATCTCGACCGCGACGGCCGCAACGATGTCCTCGCCTGCGACGACAAGCTCAACGGCATCGTGTGGCTCCGCCAGGCCGCGCCCGGAAAATTCACCGAGTCCACGCTCATGGCCGGCCTGCCCTCGCCCGTCCACGTCGAGGCGGTGGACATGGACGGTGACCGCGACCTCGACCTGCTGGTGTCGTGCATGGGCGAGGTCTTCCCCAACAACGACAAGATCGGCTCCGTCGTCATCCTCGAGAACGACGGCGCGCAGCAGTTCACCAAGCACGTCATCGCCGACCGCATCGCCCGGGTGACGGACATCCGCGCCGGCGACTTCGACGGCGATGGCCGCCTCGACCTCGCGGTCGGCCAGTTCGGCTACGACCAGGGCGAGATCCGTTGGATGCGCAACCTCGGGAACTGGCAGTTCGAGAGCAAGATCCTCCTCAACCTCTCCGGCACCATCAACGTCTGCGTGGCCGACCTGAACGGCGACCGCACCCTCGACATCGTCGCGCTCGTCTCGCAGCAGTGGGAGGAAATCCACCTCTTCGAGAACGACGGGAAGGGCAACTTCACCGGCAAGATCATCTTCGGCTCCACCAACGAGGACTACGGCAGCAGCGGTCTCACCCTCGGCGACCTCAACCGCGACGGCCGCCCCGACCTGGTCTACACCAATGGCGACGGCTTCGCCTACGCCGATCCCGGCAAGCGCCCGTGGCACGGGGTGCAATGGCTCGAGAATGTCGGCAACGGCAACTTCCGCTACCACCGCATCGCGGATCTCCCGGGCGCCTACGCCCCGGTCGTGGTCGACCTCGAGGGCCGGGGCGTCATGGACATCGTCTGCACCAGCGGCTTCAACGATTGGCAGAACCCGGCGTCCGTCGCCCTGGTCGCCTTCCGCAATGACGGCCAGATGAACTTCACGATGCACGTGCTGGCCCACGCCCCGATCCAGCTCATCACCTGCGCCGCCGGCGATCTCGACGGCACGGGTCGGACTTCGATCGTGACCGCAGGTTTCTACTCGTACCCGCCCTTCGACCGCATGGACCGCTTCACGCTCTGGCGGCCGGCGGCCCGGCCCTGA
- a CDS encoding glycoside hydrolase family 52 protein yields the protein MNSPQAPVAESYHAQHSPFGAFASFTAGLVDAPGGFGQSLRRAANQNLYVGFRKSAGQDWQLLPFLTPPKSQETAFTGDDTIVQPPRGFQSLRPENYRRTLGWASDTWRADDTRFGFSLLSPFGPMADPAKLKKAAARFHLAPAITGWIEYDNRTGTTPVELIFGVGNGEDTLRPLGDAHPALAGFAGGGRFGYATKSARDVAVRQGFDVLNPRFRDYHGLHVIAGETGLVFTVPAGRKKRFPLVLGFYAAGPVTSGIDTTYAYTRWFDGLEDVLVHGLAGYRAYEKLAAQRDRELARSRLDADQQFLLAQATHSYLGSSQLLWHKNQPLWVVNEGEYRMINTFDLTVDHLFFELAWHPWAVRNTLDLFVRRYSYRDQHGLSFTHDMGVNDYFTPAGRSSYECDGLEGCFSHMTMEQLLNWVLCATTYAAHTGDRAWLRANQKTLLACATSLRNRDHPDPAQRDGLLKHDTARVGAGAEITTYDSLDVSLGQARNNLYLAVKTLGAWVLLERAFADLGLKKDAAAATATADLLARTLTTKFEADTGFFPAVFEKDNRSRILPAVEGFVYPLFLGYTDATDPAGRFAPLFGQLRQHIGQALRPGVCLDAASGGWKMSSTSTNTWFSKIAIAQHVVRQLFPEVMNAAARAGDRVHADWQRTPGCGLDAMCDQIRSDSGVACGSRYYPRGVTACLWLLE from the coding sequence ATGAACAGCCCGCAAGCGCCGGTGGCGGAAAGCTATCACGCGCAGCATTCCCCGTTCGGCGCCTTCGCCAGTTTCACCGCCGGCCTGGTCGACGCCCCGGGCGGCTTCGGCCAGTCCCTCCGCCGCGCCGCCAACCAGAACCTCTACGTCGGCTTCCGGAAGTCCGCCGGTCAGGACTGGCAGCTCCTGCCCTTCCTGACCCCGCCCAAGTCCCAGGAAACCGCCTTCACCGGCGACGACACCATCGTCCAGCCCCCGCGCGGTTTCCAATCGCTCCGCCCGGAGAACTACCGGCGCACCCTCGGCTGGGCTAGCGACACCTGGCGCGCCGATGACACCCGCTTCGGCTTTTCCCTGCTCTCCCCCTTCGGCCCGATGGCCGACCCGGCGAAGCTGAAAAAAGCCGCCGCCCGTTTCCACCTCGCGCCGGCCATCACCGGCTGGATCGAGTATGACAACCGCACCGGCACCACGCCGGTCGAACTCATCTTCGGCGTGGGCAACGGCGAGGACACCCTGCGCCCGCTCGGCGACGCGCACCCGGCCCTCGCCGGTTTCGCCGGCGGCGGCCGCTTCGGCTACGCCACGAAGTCCGCCCGCGATGTCGCCGTCCGCCAGGGCTTCGACGTCCTGAACCCCCGCTTCCGCGACTATCACGGCCTGCACGTCATCGCCGGTGAGACCGGCCTCGTCTTCACCGTGCCCGCCGGGCGCAAGAAACGCTTCCCGCTCGTCCTCGGCTTCTATGCCGCCGGTCCTGTCACCAGCGGGATCGACACGACCTACGCCTACACCCGCTGGTTCGACGGCCTGGAGGATGTCCTGGTCCACGGCCTCGCCGGGTACCGCGCCTACGAAAAGCTCGCCGCCCAACGCGACCGCGAGTTGGCCCGCAGCCGCCTCGACGCCGACCAGCAGTTCCTCCTCGCCCAGGCCACGCACAGCTACCTCGGCAGCAGCCAGCTGCTCTGGCACAAGAACCAGCCGCTCTGGGTCGTCAACGAGGGCGAATACCGGATGATCAACACCTTTGATCTCACGGTGGACCACCTCTTCTTCGAGCTGGCCTGGCATCCCTGGGCGGTGCGCAACACCCTCGACCTCTTCGTCCGCCGCTACAGCTACCGCGACCAGCACGGCCTCTCCTTCACCCACGACATGGGCGTGAACGACTATTTCACCCCCGCCGGCCGCTCCAGCTACGAGTGCGACGGCCTCGAGGGCTGCTTCTCGCACATGACCATGGAGCAGCTGCTCAACTGGGTCCTCTGCGCCACCACCTACGCCGCCCACACCGGCGACCGCGCCTGGCTCCGCGCCAACCAAAAGACCCTGCTCGCCTGCGCCACCAGCCTCCGGAACCGCGACCACCCCGACCCGGCGCAACGCGACGGCCTCCTCAAGCACGACACCGCCCGCGTCGGTGCCGGCGCCGAGATCACGACCTACGACAGCCTCGACGTCAGCCTCGGCCAGGCCCGCAACAATCTCTACCTCGCCGTCAAAACCCTCGGCGCCTGGGTCCTGCTCGAGCGCGCCTTCGCCGACCTCGGCCTGAAAAAGGACGCCGCCGCGGCCACCGCCACCGCTGATCTCCTCGCGCGCACGCTCACGACGAAGTTCGAGGCCGACACCGGCTTCTTCCCCGCCGTATTCGAAAAGGACAATCGCTCGCGCATCCTCCCCGCCGTCGAGGGCTTCGTCTACCCGCTCTTCCTCGGCTACACCGACGCCACCGACCCGGCGGGCCGCTTCGCCCCGCTCTTCGGCCAGCTCCGCCAGCACATCGGCCAGGCCCTGCGTCCCGGGGTCTGCCTCGATGCCGCCTCCGGCGGCTGGAAGATGAGCAGCACGAGCACCAACACCTGGTTCTCCAAGATCGCGATCGCCCAACACGTGGTTCGCCAGCTCTTCCCCGAGGTCATGAACGCCGCCGCCCGCGCCGGCGACCGCGTGCACGCCGACTGGCAGCGCACCCCCGGCTGCGGCCTTGATGCCATGTGCGACCAGATCCGCAGCGACAGCGGCGTCGCCTGCGGCAGCCGCTATTATCCCCGCGGTGTCACTGCCTGCCTCTGGCTCCTCGAGTAA
- the xylA gene encoding xylose isomerase — MKSLNTHFPKIGKIAYEGPRSANALSFKHYNPAEVVDGKTMKEHMRFSIAYWHAFRGVGSDPFGPGTIVRPWESGKDPVSVAKVRLDAAFEFFQKIESPFWCWHDRDIAPEGKSLAESNKHLDKIVAHAKGLQKATGVKLLWGTANLFSNPRFMCGASTNPDAHVFAYAAAQVKKAMECTVELGGENYVFWGGREGYETLLNTNLKREQDHLARFLHLAVDYAKQIGFKGQFLIEPKPKEPTKHQYDFDVASGIAFLRTYGLEKYFKFNIETNHATLAGHTFQHEIEVAAAAGALGSIDANCGDQLLGWDTDQFNTDVRELTLAMISILKAGGLGSGGFNFDAKLRRPSIDVDDLFHAHIGGMDAYALAFKIARRILAEGKFESFVADRYSSFDSGYGKDIETGKATFKSLEKLVLTKLGEPTPKSGKQEYLENLLMQYLHG, encoded by the coding sequence ATGAAATCACTGAACACTCACTTCCCGAAGATCGGCAAAATCGCCTACGAAGGCCCGCGTTCCGCGAACGCCCTTTCCTTCAAGCACTACAATCCCGCCGAGGTCGTCGACGGCAAGACGATGAAGGAGCACATGCGCTTCTCCATCGCCTACTGGCACGCCTTCCGCGGCGTCGGCTCCGATCCGTTCGGTCCCGGCACCATCGTCCGCCCGTGGGAGTCCGGCAAGGACCCGGTGTCCGTCGCCAAGGTGCGCCTCGACGCCGCCTTCGAGTTCTTCCAGAAGATCGAGTCCCCGTTCTGGTGCTGGCATGACCGCGACATCGCGCCCGAGGGCAAGTCGCTCGCCGAGTCCAACAAGCACCTCGACAAGATCGTCGCCCACGCCAAGGGCCTGCAGAAGGCCACCGGCGTCAAGCTCCTCTGGGGCACGGCCAACCTCTTCAGCAACCCGCGCTTCATGTGCGGCGCCTCGACCAACCCCGACGCCCACGTCTTCGCCTACGCCGCCGCGCAGGTGAAGAAGGCCATGGAGTGCACCGTCGAGCTCGGCGGCGAAAACTACGTGTTCTGGGGCGGCCGCGAGGGCTACGAGACCCTCCTCAACACCAACCTCAAGCGCGAGCAGGACCACCTCGCCCGCTTCCTGCACCTGGCCGTCGATTACGCCAAGCAGATCGGCTTCAAGGGCCAGTTCCTCATCGAGCCCAAGCCGAAGGAGCCCACCAAGCACCAGTACGACTTCGACGTCGCCTCCGGCATCGCCTTCCTCCGTACCTACGGTCTGGAGAAGTACTTCAAGTTCAACATCGAGACCAACCACGCCACCCTCGCCGGCCACACCTTCCAGCACGAGATCGAGGTGGCCGCCGCCGCCGGCGCCCTCGGCTCGATCGACGCCAACTGCGGCGACCAGCTCCTGGGCTGGGACACCGACCAGTTCAACACCGACGTGCGCGAGCTCACCCTCGCCATGATCTCCATCCTCAAGGCCGGCGGCCTCGGCTCCGGCGGCTTCAACTTCGACGCCAAGCTCCGCCGCCCCTCGATCGACGTGGACGACCTCTTCCACGCCCACATCGGCGGCATGGACGCCTACGCCCTCGCCTTCAAGATCGCCCGTCGCATCCTCGCCGAGGGCAAGTTCGAGTCGTTCGTGGCCGACCGCTACAGCTCCTTCGACTCCGGCTACGGCAAGGACATCGAGACGGGCAAGGCCACCTTCAAGTCCCTCGAGAAACTCGTCCTCACCAAGCTCGGCGAGCCCACCCCCAAGTCCGGCAAGCAGGAGTACCTCGAGAACCTCCTCATGCAGTACCTTCACGGCTGA